Proteins encoded in a region of the Psychromicrobium lacuslunae genome:
- a CDS encoding glutathione peroxidase gives MTGSEASLYSIPLTLNDGTETDFGRFQGKTVMVVNVASQCGFTPQYAGLEALYEKYRAQGFEVLGVPCNQFAGQEPGTDEDIQEFCSRNFGVTFTLSKKADVRGKDQHPLYAELTKFKNGILPGLIKWNFEKFLISSEGKVVARFAPNVEPDAEEITSAIERELAA, from the coding sequence ATGACCGGTTCTGAGGCATCGCTCTACAGCATCCCGCTAACCCTCAACGACGGCACCGAGACCGACTTTGGCCGCTTCCAGGGCAAGACAGTAATGGTGGTGAATGTCGCCTCTCAGTGTGGCTTCACTCCGCAGTACGCCGGGCTTGAGGCGCTCTATGAAAAGTATCGGGCTCAGGGCTTTGAAGTACTTGGCGTGCCCTGTAATCAGTTCGCCGGTCAGGAACCCGGCACCGACGAGGATATCCAGGAATTCTGCAGCCGGAACTTCGGCGTAACCTTCACCCTGAGTAAAAAAGCAGATGTCCGAGGCAAGGACCAACACCCGCTCTATGCCGAATTGACCAAGTTCAAGAACGGCATCCTGCCCGGTCTGATCAAGTGGAACTTTGAGAAGTTCCTGATCAGCTCTGAAGGCAAAGTTGTGGCACGTTTCGCCCCCAATGTTGAGCCGGACGCCGAAGAAATCACTAGCGCCATCGAACGGGAACTTGCCGCCTGA
- a CDS encoding LytR C-terminal domain-containing protein gives MTDREPAPIIPPKPQLSPRKLRRERGKAERQRRAELSRLQRAERNGELHFDAETGTVYHGHRVVAAEDLRAAFDEDPELEPIRRNHRRWHRLSLALVAGLLIVVTVLAILVWRGVIVLPVATPTAAKTEFCPSGSFEYPANISVSVNVFNSTMRTGLAATLASELKKRGYRVLKVADGKVSTSAPGVIVSGSAGQAAAFNLQRNLPGLEYRHDDRTDNTVDVYLAAAFDGATPANKVDRNPGKLICAAASPKAAGN, from the coding sequence ATGACTGATCGAGAACCAGCACCGATCATTCCGCCGAAACCTCAGCTCTCGCCGCGGAAGCTGCGGCGCGAACGGGGCAAAGCAGAACGCCAGCGGCGGGCAGAGCTTTCCCGGCTGCAGCGTGCTGAGCGCAATGGTGAGCTGCATTTCGATGCCGAGACAGGCACCGTCTACCACGGTCACCGGGTGGTGGCTGCGGAGGATTTGCGGGCGGCCTTCGACGAGGATCCGGAACTAGAGCCAATTCGCCGCAATCACCGTCGCTGGCATCGGCTCAGCCTTGCGCTGGTGGCCGGTTTATTGATCGTGGTCACAGTGCTGGCCATTCTGGTCTGGCGTGGGGTTATTGTCTTGCCGGTTGCGACTCCAACGGCTGCTAAGACCGAGTTCTGCCCGAGTGGCAGTTTCGAATACCCGGCGAATATTTCCGTCTCGGTCAATGTCTTCAACAGCACGATGCGTACCGGCTTAGCTGCGACCTTAGCCAGCGAACTGAAAAAGCGTGGCTACCGGGTGCTCAAAGTCGCCGATGGCAAGGTGAGTACCAGTGCTCCCGGGGTGATCGTTTCCGGCTCGGCTGGCCAAGCCGCCGCCTTCAATCTGCAACGTAATCTGCCCGGCCTGGAGTATCGGCACGACGATCGCACCGATAACACGGTCGATGTCTACCTGGCTGCTGCCTTTGATGGCGCGACGCCAGCGAATAAAGTCGATCGGAACCCGGGCAAGCTGATCTGTGCCGCAGCGAGCCCTAAAGCTGCGGGGAACTAA
- a CDS encoding glycosyltransferase: MRILHLVNDAQTGGAQTLIEALGREADERDQIHLLVLMGRGSLSTRLEEVATSVSYVGMKQRDVFPARAVRAMNRLVKRHHIELVHSHLMQSDLISLLSPLKIPRVSTVHTSGAHESRAISGLVGKVVARLSGRFNAVVACSASAQRYAQRNNYRSQSSIILNGTQLDGWSVENGVSSQNFVHLARWHEMKDHSNLFQALRIVRESFPAAALHCAGLNVDADNPAITELINSAGVDDAVTLHGSVQSVKPLFDTSRGLVISSSHGEALPMAGIEALSSGLPVVTTDVGDCAELAIGNDYLVAPRQPEELAEAMLKLIQLDPARYRAARAQARGRAEQRFDERVTAQKYRKLYQQLLAA, translated from the coding sequence GTGCGAATTCTGCATCTGGTGAATGACGCTCAGACCGGAGGAGCGCAAACCCTCATCGAGGCCTTGGGACGGGAGGCAGATGAGCGGGATCAGATTCATCTTCTGGTGCTGATGGGCCGTGGTTCGCTGTCAACCAGGCTTGAGGAAGTTGCTACTTCGGTGAGTTATGTCGGGATGAAGCAACGCGATGTTTTCCCCGCCCGAGCTGTCCGCGCTATGAATCGCTTAGTGAAAAGACACCACATTGAATTGGTCCATTCGCACCTTATGCAATCGGATCTGATTAGCTTGCTCAGCCCGCTGAAGATTCCGCGAGTCTCAACCGTACACACTAGCGGCGCCCATGAGAGCCGCGCTATTTCAGGACTAGTCGGGAAGGTCGTTGCCCGATTGAGCGGGCGGTTCAACGCTGTGGTGGCGTGTTCAGCCTCTGCGCAACGTTATGCGCAGCGGAACAACTATCGATCACAGTCGAGCATCATCCTCAATGGCACTCAGCTGGACGGCTGGTCCGTTGAGAACGGGGTATCGAGCCAGAACTTCGTGCATTTAGCGCGCTGGCACGAAATGAAGGATCATTCGAATCTTTTTCAAGCGTTGAGAATTGTCCGTGAGTCATTCCCCGCGGCTGCTTTGCACTGTGCAGGGTTGAACGTCGATGCTGATAATCCGGCCATCACAGAACTAATCAACTCAGCGGGAGTCGATGATGCAGTAACCCTGCACGGCTCGGTGCAGTCGGTGAAACCGTTATTCGATACGTCGAGAGGATTGGTTATTTCCAGCTCGCACGGAGAAGCATTGCCAATGGCGGGGATTGAAGCGTTAAGTTCAGGTCTTCCAGTTGTCACCACCGATGTTGGTGACTGTGCCGAACTGGCCATCGGTAACGATTACTTAGTGGCTCCTCGTCAGCCGGAGGAGCTGGCGGAAGCAATGCTCAAGCTCATTCAGCTTGACCCCGCCCGCTATCGGGCGGCTCGGGCACAGGCTCGTGGTCGCGCCGAGCAGCGTTTTGATGAGCGGGTGACTGCGCAGAAATACCGGAAGCTCTACCAGCAGCTTTTAGCCGCCTAA
- a CDS encoding dihydrofolate reductase family protein, giving the protein MKLVLTEFVSLDGVSQGPGSPDEDTSDGFSRGGWFVPHLDEAFIGIAAGWLDQADALLFGSRTYRNFARDWPNITDPNDPFTANMNGLPKYVASQSLTEASWNPSTILSGDVVAQVAELKAQPGRELQIHGSARLAQSLLAAGLVDLVRLVVAPVVVGSGRRLFPLEGPNLGLQLTSTEHTPAGLVIQSYQTTGDAEYGIYPG; this is encoded by the coding sequence ATGAAGCTCGTACTTACCGAATTTGTCTCGCTCGACGGGGTCAGCCAGGGGCCAGGCTCCCCGGATGAAGACACCAGCGATGGTTTCAGCCGTGGTGGCTGGTTCGTACCGCATCTCGATGAGGCCTTCATTGGCATCGCGGCTGGTTGGTTGGACCAGGCGGACGCTCTGCTTTTCGGCAGCCGAACTTACCGGAACTTTGCCCGAGACTGGCCGAACATCACCGATCCCAATGACCCGTTCACCGCGAATATGAACGGCCTGCCCAAGTATGTGGCCTCACAGAGTCTGACCGAAGCCAGCTGGAATCCCAGCACCATCCTTTCCGGGGATGTGGTGGCTCAGGTCGCGGAGCTTAAAGCACAGCCCGGGCGTGAACTGCAGATCCACGGCAGCGCCCGGCTCGCGCAATCATTATTGGCTGCGGGTTTAGTGGATCTGGTGCGCCTGGTAGTCGCACCGGTGGTAGTTGGCAGTGGCCGGCGGCTCTTCCCCCTTGAAGGACCGAACCTCGGCTTGCAGCTAACCAGCACCGAGCACACCCCGGCCGGCTTGGTCATCCAGAGTTACCAGACCACCGGCGACGCCGAATACGGCATCTACCCGGGTTAG
- a CDS encoding MarR family winged helix-turn-helix transcriptional regulator: protein MTKTVGVRSSIAVETSRDAEDSGLVEQWRSVQDAYLRTSNAIERELESQFSIGCSEFEILDLLAGHTSEQCRMKDLAVDSPLTQSALSRIVDRLEKAGLVIRAACTTDRRSMLVELTAKGCEVYDKAAVVQRSVLKDCLEPKSPTN from the coding sequence ATGACAAAGACTGTTGGAGTCCGCTCCAGCATCGCGGTGGAAACCTCCCGAGATGCTGAAGATTCCGGGCTGGTAGAGCAATGGCGCTCCGTGCAGGATGCCTATTTACGCACCTCGAACGCCATCGAGCGTGAGCTGGAAAGCCAGTTCAGTATTGGCTGTAGCGAGTTCGAGATTCTCGATCTGCTCGCTGGACACACCTCGGAGCAATGCAGGATGAAAGATCTTGCCGTCGACTCCCCGCTAACCCAAAGCGCGCTCTCCCGGATCGTTGACCGCCTGGAAAAGGCTGGTCTGGTCATTCGTGCTGCTTGCACCACAGACCGGCGGAGCATGCTCGTCGAACTAACCGCCAAGGGTTGTGAAGTTTACGATAAGGCAGCAGTGGTTCAGCGTTCAGTGCTCAAGGACTGCCTGGAGCCTAAGAGTCCGACAAACTGA
- a CDS encoding O-antigen ligase family protein, producing MRRPRDEAAFEPLLPLRSTVLLTLVGLALAGAAALLAPLAGLAVLGVLGTFLVVNYPAALMPIYLAVIGLVWTFPNWPIAPLKPSAALLVAGVALAMFFRTRIPRLHWAHLVFLAFGIWSLIAGEAAGNSIFSRGYSISIIGWAFSLIALYQLTPGRAGMLNLAKSYSLSIAAGCALVIAFFLAGNSVALTPVGGDVNDFGVLVAAAFFLSLGLARERTLGRLQRLVFLAATLLCLVVAVGSLSRGTWLAIGVGLVLYFLLYRRERLKMLAAALVLGILALCIAPFFSEQISTALQQKEFIAGDNVDSRLTAWQLGLRLFAERPLSGYGIGSIQQYIAEAFTTPPGDFVVAFLHNSYVELLFGTGIVGTALFLVLAVATLIWTFKAGRALPIGSRGANTAAMLLPAVAATLVASFTVTELTYAPLWLAIALGINASSVLSEQQQLVHRHGTQEVVGANAANVRLST from the coding sequence ATGAGAAGGCCGCGGGACGAGGCGGCGTTCGAGCCGCTGTTGCCCCTCCGCAGCACCGTGCTGCTGACTCTGGTGGGGCTCGCCTTGGCTGGTGCGGCCGCGCTGCTGGCACCGCTCGCCGGGCTGGCGGTACTGGGCGTGCTCGGCACTTTTTTGGTAGTGAATTATCCCGCCGCGCTGATGCCGATCTACCTGGCGGTAATTGGGTTGGTGTGGACCTTTCCGAACTGGCCGATTGCACCGCTCAAACCGTCTGCCGCGCTGCTGGTCGCCGGGGTGGCGCTCGCAATGTTCTTCCGAACCCGAATCCCGCGCCTGCACTGGGCGCACTTGGTGTTTCTGGCATTTGGAATCTGGAGCCTAATAGCCGGTGAAGCCGCTGGCAATAGTATCTTCTCGCGCGGCTATTCGATTTCCATTATTGGTTGGGCTTTTTCCCTCATTGCGTTGTATCAGCTCACTCCAGGGCGCGCTGGCATGCTGAATTTGGCCAAGTCTTACAGTCTGTCAATCGCGGCCGGCTGTGCCTTGGTGATCGCCTTTTTCTTGGCGGGGAACTCGGTGGCGCTGACCCCGGTGGGCGGAGACGTCAATGACTTCGGGGTTTTGGTGGCGGCTGCTTTTTTCCTGTCCCTCGGTCTGGCTAGGGAACGTACCCTGGGTCGGCTGCAACGCCTGGTTTTCCTGGCGGCCACCTTGCTCTGCTTGGTGGTGGCAGTTGGCTCGCTGTCTCGAGGTACTTGGCTAGCTATCGGGGTGGGACTGGTGCTCTACTTCCTGCTGTACCGGCGAGAACGGCTCAAGATGCTCGCGGCCGCCCTGGTGCTGGGGATCCTTGCGCTTTGCATAGCGCCGTTCTTCTCTGAGCAAATCAGCACTGCGCTGCAGCAAAAGGAATTCATCGCCGGGGATAACGTTGACTCCCGGTTGACGGCCTGGCAGCTCGGCTTGAGATTGTTCGCCGAACGTCCGCTCAGCGGCTACGGCATCGGCTCCATCCAGCAATACATCGCAGAGGCTTTCACCACCCCGCCTGGTGATTTCGTGGTTGCTTTCCTGCACAATAGCTACGTTGAATTGCTGTTCGGCACTGGCATCGTCGGCACTGCGTTATTCCTGGTGCTTGCGGTAGCGACATTGATCTGGACCTTCAAGGCCGGCCGGGCTCTCCCGATTGGGAGCCGCGGCGCAAACACCGCAGCTATGCTGTTGCCGGCGGTTGCGGCCACCTTGGTAGCATCTTTCACTGTCACCGAACTGACCTATGCACCGCTTTGGCTGGCAATAGCCCTTGGCATCAATGCCAGTTCGGTGCTGAGCGAACAGCAGCAGCTAGTTCACCGACACGGCACCCAAGAAGTAGTTGGTGCAAACGCCGCAAATGTGCGCCTCAGCACTTAG
- a CDS encoding glycosyltransferase family 2 protein: MLPSVSVIIAAYNSAATLGATLSGALTQEYQGDIEIVVVDDGSTDSTAQLVAGYLEQDLDQRAASGELLRRTVLYQGQQNAGQSTARNRAIEISSGELLAICDADDVLLPGYLERAVSMLQEADSAATMVASNAFVLTPNGIAADRPLLRDNHPRAEQQRLVGIQYNFGSIFMLFPRALVQQLGAFDEQLRSCEDWDLWLRAIFAGWTIVRQPEPQAIYRWTSASVSSGTDQVYQAEDVVIRKLLASQGENMSEAERELAERRLASGSPLRLISRFEDGLRNGEFDAAKRDLFEASALVSFQGRLSAKAKIARLPGGIRLLQWRQAKLDALNGYQQDMAR, translated from the coding sequence GTGCTGCCCAGCGTTAGCGTGATCATAGCCGCCTACAATTCGGCGGCTACTCTCGGTGCCACCCTCAGTGGTGCGTTAACCCAGGAGTATCAAGGTGATATTGAGATTGTCGTCGTGGATGACGGCTCAACTGATTCCACCGCTCAGCTAGTTGCTGGCTACCTGGAACAGGATTTGGACCAGCGTGCTGCCTCGGGAGAACTCCTGCGCCGGACGGTGCTTTACCAAGGGCAACAGAACGCCGGTCAGTCAACGGCCAGGAACCGGGCCATCGAGATCTCGAGCGGTGAGTTATTGGCCATCTGCGACGCTGATGATGTGCTGCTGCCAGGTTATCTGGAACGCGCGGTGTCGATGCTGCAAGAAGCCGATTCGGCCGCAACCATGGTGGCTAGCAACGCCTTCGTGCTCACCCCGAACGGCATTGCGGCGGACCGGCCGCTATTGCGGGACAACCATCCAAGGGCCGAGCAGCAGCGCTTGGTGGGGATCCAATATAACTTCGGCAGTATTTTTATGCTCTTTCCACGGGCCCTCGTGCAGCAGCTTGGCGCCTTCGATGAGCAGTTACGCTCCTGCGAGGACTGGGACCTGTGGTTGCGCGCGATTTTCGCTGGCTGGACTATTGTTCGGCAGCCGGAGCCGCAAGCGATCTACCGTTGGACCTCGGCTTCGGTGTCCAGCGGAACCGATCAGGTCTATCAGGCCGAGGACGTGGTGATCCGTAAATTACTGGCAAGCCAGGGCGAAAACATGAGCGAGGCGGAACGCGAATTAGCTGAGCGCAGACTGGCTTCGGGCTCCCCCTTGCGATTGATTTCTCGATTTGAAGATGGCTTGCGAAACGGTGAGTTCGATGCGGCAAAGCGAGACTTGTTTGAAGCCAGTGCGCTGGTTTCCTTTCAGGGCAGGTTGAGCGCGAAAGCTAAAATTGCCCGATTGCCGGGCGGCATCCGGCTGCTGCAGTGGCGGCAGGCCAAGCTTGACGCGCTCAATGGTTACCAGCAGGATATGGCCAGATGA
- a CDS encoding type II toxin-antitoxin system VapB family antitoxin, whose amino-acid sequence MIFKAVGDAKPYPDHGYLTPKDWAGVAPRQVRLDELVTTKSTLDLEALLAEDSTFFGDLFPHIVQWKGTLYLEDGLHRAVRTALHQRTVLHARVLVLDD is encoded by the coding sequence GTGATCTTCAAAGCAGTAGGCGATGCCAAACCGTACCCCGACCATGGCTATCTGACGCCCAAAGACTGGGCCGGCGTAGCGCCGCGTCAAGTGCGTCTGGACGAGTTGGTGACCACCAAGAGCACCTTGGACTTGGAAGCACTACTGGCTGAGGACTCTACTTTTTTCGGTGACTTGTTTCCGCACATTGTGCAATGGAAAGGCACCCTTTACCTAGAAGACGGACTGCATCGAGCGGTGCGGACCGCGCTGCATCAACGAACAGTCCTGCACGCCCGCGTGCTGGTCTTGGATGACTGA
- a CDS encoding glycosyltransferase gives MTRVVTHLSGANQGGAERQLLALIRTAVARQDAEYRHEVILVRDGPLAAEFAALVPTVVLNKKGLIDFAFIRQLRAELKKRRPDIVHSWAPTPNLWAPLVSRSLPGPLAARTVMAEVGLDEWKGKILKFADWLSYRCADLVVGCARAVTEAAIRRGASAARTDTVYLGVEVPAWPDRAPKPGRVQLLGRVDFRKGHQLMLDIWPEIKAAVPEAELVMAGAAVSADELELKASLAAQIAGQPVLTESVQLLDQVNPQEYLAQAAVLVVPSTSEGLPNVVLEAFSHRVPVVATEVGGIPELVNHGQGGWTVPAGDQQAFRDALIIALQNPEQAQQRADAGRQAVAEMTLDRSLAEWETLYDRLLDSSGVMKRRQARAAQR, from the coding sequence GTGACGCGAGTAGTCACTCACCTCAGTGGTGCTAATCAAGGTGGTGCCGAGAGGCAGCTGCTCGCCTTGATTCGGACCGCGGTGGCACGCCAGGACGCCGAATATCGGCACGAGGTTATTCTGGTGCGAGATGGGCCGCTGGCGGCGGAGTTCGCCGCACTAGTACCCACCGTTGTTCTGAATAAAAAAGGCCTGATCGACTTTGCTTTTATCCGTCAATTACGCGCGGAACTGAAAAAACGTCGCCCCGATATCGTGCATAGCTGGGCGCCAACGCCTAACCTTTGGGCGCCATTGGTAAGCCGATCGCTACCCGGCCCGCTGGCTGCCCGAACTGTGATGGCCGAAGTGGGTCTTGATGAATGGAAGGGCAAGATCCTCAAGTTTGCTGACTGGCTCTCTTACCGTTGCGCGGATTTAGTGGTGGGCTGTGCTCGTGCAGTCACTGAGGCTGCCATTCGCCGGGGAGCCAGCGCCGCCCGCACCGATACCGTTTACCTTGGTGTCGAGGTGCCAGCCTGGCCGGATCGGGCCCCTAAGCCTGGGCGAGTGCAACTACTGGGCAGGGTGGATTTTCGTAAGGGGCATCAACTGATGCTCGATATCTGGCCCGAGATCAAGGCGGCAGTCCCGGAGGCTGAATTGGTGATGGCCGGAGCGGCGGTGAGTGCCGATGAGCTGGAGTTGAAAGCTTCGCTAGCGGCTCAGATTGCCGGCCAGCCGGTGCTCACAGAAAGCGTACAACTGCTAGATCAGGTTAACCCTCAGGAGTATCTAGCTCAGGCTGCCGTTCTGGTGGTGCCATCGACCAGCGAGGGGCTGCCCAATGTGGTGTTGGAGGCGTTTTCGCACCGGGTTCCGGTGGTGGCCACCGAGGTCGGTGGTATCCCAGAGTTAGTCAATCACGGCCAGGGTGGCTGGACGGTACCGGCCGGGGACCAGCAGGCGTTCCGAGACGCCCTGATCATTGCGCTGCAGAATCCAGAGCAGGCACAGCAGCGGGCCGATGCCGGTCGTCAGGCAGTAGCGGAGATGACCCTGGATCGCTCTCTCGCCGAATGGGAAACGCTTTATGATCGTTTGCTGGATTCCTCAGGCGTTATGAAGCGGAGGCAAGCTCGTGCTGCCCAGCGTTAG
- a CDS encoding oxygenase MpaB family protein — MPHFFRRWQDELKRTFTGHPQSRPEWVEELAEGDDAGFLLPSSAVWTVHSSMTTIVAGVRALLMQALHPGALAGVWDHSRFREDPLGRLAGTIRWIFTVTYGSTAAARGASQWVIRLHEAVRGEFVDGHGLSRSYSANDPELLSWVHIAFTDAFLSSYQHYGSTQVPADDYVREWSVAGELMEVPEPPLNETEMRARLHQFYLDGELRFDHRVAEVVAFIRKPPLPASQRLGYRIIFAAAVESLEPQFRELLGLRRARWPWLVRQGVRAVLAIIGLALGKVGPSEQAARRRLERLSLSDS; from the coding sequence GTGCCTCATTTTTTTCGACGCTGGCAAGACGAGTTGAAACGTACCTTTACCGGCCATCCGCAGTCTCGGCCGGAATGGGTCGAGGAACTCGCCGAGGGAGACGACGCCGGATTTCTCTTGCCCTCCTCCGCAGTGTGGACTGTGCATTCTTCGATGACCACGATTGTCGCCGGGGTGAGGGCTTTACTCATGCAGGCCTTGCACCCGGGGGCGCTAGCTGGCGTGTGGGATCACTCCCGGTTTCGTGAAGATCCTCTGGGTAGGCTGGCTGGCACTATTCGCTGGATCTTTACAGTTACCTACGGTTCCACCGCCGCTGCTCGTGGTGCATCGCAGTGGGTGATTCGGCTGCATGAAGCGGTACGTGGTGAATTCGTCGACGGCCACGGGCTGAGCCGGAGTTATTCGGCAAATGATCCGGAGTTACTGAGCTGGGTGCACATTGCCTTTACTGATGCCTTTCTGAGCTCTTACCAGCATTACGGCTCGACTCAGGTTCCGGCCGATGACTACGTCCGGGAATGGTCTGTGGCCGGCGAACTTATGGAGGTTCCCGAACCGCCGCTGAACGAAACCGAAATGCGGGCCCGCTTGCATCAGTTTTATCTGGACGGTGAACTGCGCTTCGATCACCGCGTCGCCGAAGTGGTTGCCTTCATCCGCAAACCGCCACTCCCCGCCTCCCAGCGGCTGGGTTATCGGATAATTTTCGCGGCCGCAGTGGAATCCTTGGAGCCTCAGTTTCGGGAGTTACTCGGCTTACGAAGGGCGCGCTGGCCTTGGCTGGTGCGGCAAGGCGTTCGCGCCGTACTGGCCATCATCGGGCTTGCGCTTGGCAAGGTAGGACCTTCGGAGCAGGCCGCTCGGCGCAGGCTCGAAAGACTCAGTTTGTCGGACTCTTAG
- a CDS encoding oligosaccharide flippase family protein, producing the protein MSNTMAQEDTVPRPTEEISVSSVGKGIAWNALASVLPQFLTLLLSIAVGRLLGPAEQGVQSFMIFVATTASVVCALGLPVALQRSVSEALGAKAPERLRYLVNWSLSSSFLPGLIAAGVTFAVGRIYEPGRWVDWLAVTVYAAATTVHSVSSQALLGMRKYRAASVIGLSGQLIGVPLTILWLFFGGGITAVVLVLSVTSTLSAVITIWLLRRAIAELGLVPAARLARLDRADRRSARKALLVFAFGGGISVLLDTVVMQRSELAFLAYFHSEVPEHLAFYNVAFNATQVAVRLPLALIPVILPTVSALAAAGLLDKVRRGYAGAQRIMLVISSIASGFLLACGASLVVLIWGQAYEPAGRVLLIAAVLPVLIGPMSAMVSATLLGLGHLRAVVSSQAIGAVATLLLDLLLIPPFEIYGAAVANSVGQLVVVSALMISSRRYAGLQLPRAAEVARAVLLLVLIALPGLGLLLLGAAPLLVVAGGMIAGLLMLAIAFPFIKPLRESDVEIAGSVLTRLPGQLRKWILAGVATSAQRSGTTMEGMTGMSMEEQAEPAQQEPVVGRSRAELKSRRGFFARHWGKAVLLIIGLLLGLTVGAVAGSMQKDSYTASTTYAIVQSPSASSTANPATAGVQPRTEPGQLALLTPVIAAVVADPVTSDTVESIVGHQINAQVQQRLIPNSPLIFNVQVSATTAQEAYDVARAYEKSMPEMPKVVDSLVPAQAKLTVVTGAEEPTKNQGLPKVLLIAAGGVVGLLVFAAAIWAFSQRKNWAVKK; encoded by the coding sequence ATGAGTAACACTATGGCGCAAGAGGATACTGTCCCGCGCCCAACGGAGGAGATTTCGGTCTCTTCGGTGGGTAAGGGGATAGCGTGGAACGCACTGGCTTCGGTGCTGCCCCAATTCCTCACCTTGCTGCTCTCAATTGCGGTGGGACGATTGCTCGGTCCGGCCGAACAAGGCGTCCAAAGCTTCATGATTTTCGTCGCTACCACCGCCTCAGTGGTGTGTGCCCTGGGTTTGCCGGTAGCCCTGCAACGCTCGGTTTCCGAGGCGCTCGGTGCCAAAGCGCCGGAGCGTCTGCGCTATCTGGTGAATTGGTCACTGAGCTCGAGTTTCCTCCCCGGTCTGATTGCGGCCGGAGTCACCTTTGCGGTTGGTCGCATCTACGAGCCAGGACGCTGGGTGGATTGGCTCGCGGTGACTGTCTACGCGGCAGCTACCACCGTGCACTCGGTGAGCTCGCAGGCCTTGTTGGGGATGCGGAAATATCGTGCCGCCAGTGTGATTGGCCTCAGTGGGCAGCTCATCGGCGTGCCGCTCACCATTCTCTGGCTGTTCTTCGGCGGTGGAATCACCGCCGTGGTCCTTGTACTGTCGGTGACCTCGACACTTTCAGCTGTCATCACGATCTGGCTGCTGCGCCGGGCTATCGCCGAGCTGGGGCTGGTTCCCGCCGCTCGGCTGGCGCGGTTGGATCGGGCGGATCGTCGTTCTGCTCGCAAAGCGCTACTCGTTTTTGCCTTCGGTGGGGGCATCTCGGTGTTGTTGGACACCGTGGTGATGCAACGCAGCGAGCTGGCCTTCCTGGCTTACTTCCACAGCGAGGTACCCGAGCACCTAGCTTTTTATAACGTCGCATTCAACGCTACCCAGGTCGCGGTGCGACTTCCACTAGCACTGATCCCGGTGATCTTACCGACCGTCTCAGCGCTGGCCGCGGCGGGTCTGCTGGACAAAGTGCGTCGAGGCTATGCCGGAGCCCAACGCATCATGCTGGTGATCAGCTCAATAGCATCCGGATTCCTGCTGGCCTGCGGCGCCTCCTTGGTAGTGCTGATCTGGGGACAAGCCTACGAACCCGCGGGGCGCGTGTTGCTGATCGCGGCAGTGTTGCCGGTGCTGATCGGGCCGATGTCGGCAATGGTCAGTGCCACCTTGCTTGGTTTGGGGCATTTGCGGGCGGTGGTGAGTTCGCAAGCAATTGGCGCGGTCGCAACGCTACTGCTCGATCTGCTGCTGATCCCACCCTTTGAGATCTATGGTGCCGCAGTAGCTAATTCGGTGGGGCAGCTGGTGGTAGTGAGTGCGCTGATGATTTCCTCGCGACGTTATGCCGGTCTGCAGCTGCCGCGTGCTGCTGAGGTGGCCAGGGCAGTGCTCTTGCTGGTGCTGATAGCGCTACCCGGGCTGGGACTTCTGCTGCTGGGCGCCGCTCCGCTTCTGGTGGTTGCTGGTGGAATGATTGCGGGACTGCTCATGCTGGCTATCGCCTTCCCGTTCATCAAGCCGTTGCGGGAAAGTGATGTAGAGATAGCCGGTTCAGTGCTGACCCGACTGCCCGGTCAGCTGAGAAAATGGATTTTGGCGGGTGTCGCGACATCTGCTCAGCGGTCAGGGACCACAATGGAAGGCATGACAGGAATGTCAATGGAAGAACAAGCCGAGCCCGCTCAGCAAGAGCCGGTTGTCGGTCGTAGTAGGGCTGAGCTGAAGTCTCGTAGAGGATTTTTCGCCCGGCATTGGGGCAAAGCCGTGCTTTTGATCATTGGGTTATTGCTGGGGTTGACCGTTGGGGCGGTCGCGGGCAGCATGCAGAAGGATAGCTACACCGCCTCCACCACCTACGCCATTGTGCAGAGCCCTAGTGCCAGCTCGACCGCTAATCCAGCCACCGCCGGGGTGCAACCACGCACCGAGCCGGGGCAGCTCGCCTTGCTGACCCCGGTGATCGCTGCCGTGGTGGCTGATCCGGTCACCAGCGATACGGTCGAGTCAATTGTGGGACATCAGATCAACGCGCAGGTTCAACAGCGATTGATCCCCAACTCGCCCTTGATCTTCAATGTTCAGGTAAGTGCCACCACTGCTCAAGAGGCTTACGATGTGGCGCGGGCCTATGAGAAGTCAATGCCGGAAATGCCGAAGGTAGTTGATTCGCTGGTGCCAGCGCAGGCCAAGCTGACCGTGGTAACCGGAGCCGAAGAGCCAACGAAGAATCAAGGCTTACCGAAGGTGCTGCTGATCGCGGCTGGCGGTGTGGTCGGTTTACTCGTCTTTGCTGCAGCTATCTGGGCGTTTTCGCAGCGTAAAAACTGGGCTGTCAAAAAGTGA